A genomic region of Arachis stenosperma cultivar V10309 chromosome 9, arast.V10309.gnm1.PFL2, whole genome shotgun sequence contains the following coding sequences:
- the LOC130947465 gene encoding kinesin-like protein KIN-14D has translation MKPQSENHSTEPRNLGHSSSANFNGINFGEVEAKHRMLLVQWLNSLLPTLNLPVNITDDELRVCLNNGTILCQIMNKLRPGSVSEVSEFDNSPSAKSENVKRFLKAIDALGMPKFEISDLEKGHMKSVVDCLLTLRAKSLQNAWGDNISMTNSKVRSIMSSPSSHGGDQRKNPSESKFQSVLRSPVMAEPSAALLHHVGHKFHEVFQMKHGSYAELPAAKISELMKSTSLNNAPTQSLLSVVNAILEESVERRNSEIPHRVAVLLRKVVQEIERRISTQADHLKTQNNLFKAREEKYQSRIRVLEVLASGAREDNEVGVRSPIRQQQQTAVTSAIVQPKEQSEVTKMEEKKAFESIQSEKAKEETKSEDNQEVIRLMKELENKNMDISKLKQELEIMKKGSQDVTSSVKEMEDKNMEISTLKKELETMKKGNQDLTKVVEEMENKRLEFSALKQEVGIIKSDDEDVAMLTKDLESKKIEIATMKQELEALRKGNQDVAGLMKDLENKSTEISTLKQEIETLKKGNQDVARLMNDLENKKAEISTKKQELENTMKNGNQDIARLMKDLENKSLEISALKQEIETLKKDNQDVARMMKDLENKSMEISTLKQEIETLKKDNQDVTRLMKDLENKNTEISTRKQELEDTLKNGNQDIAKLMTDLENKRTEISASKQEIETLKKDNQNVTKLVKDLENKNTELSTKKRELEETLKNGNQDIAKLKKDLENKTMEISALKQEIETLKKDNQDVTKQVNDLEKKNAELSTKKQELEEALKNSNQDIARLTKDLETTKKTYDLQCSQLEAEIKGAKGELKEKSQEYEHQLESLSNKIRENEASYESEYQKWNLKVIQFQKATTFQLSSIKVLKLSWETVKQHVLNEQPFYAEEFKRLGVNLKPLVDAAENYQVVLAENRKMFNDIQELKGNIRVYCRVRPFLPGQKEKQSIVEHYGETELVVANPSKQGKEALRTFKFNKVFGPTATQADVYNDIQAFIRSVLDGYNVCIFAYGQTGSGKTYTMSGPNGATAESVGVNYRALNDLFSIATIRQSTISYEIGVQVIEIYNEQVRDLLTSESTPKKVGILTHSQPNGLAVPDASMQLVKSTADVIKLMDIGLKNRAKSATSMNERSSRSHSVVSINVRGVDMKSGSTLQGNLHLVDLAGSERVDRSEVTGDRLKEAQHINKSLSALGDVIFALAQKNAHVPYRNSKLTQLLQSSLGGHAKTLMLVQINSDVKSYSESLSTLKFAERVSGIELGAAKSTKDGKDVRELMEQVASLRDTILSKDEEIERLQLLKDLKSDKPTPE, from the exons ATGAAGCCCCAATCTGAAAACCACTCAACAGAACCCAGGAATCTGGGCCACTCTTCAAGTGCCAACTTCAATGGAATCAATTTTGGTGAAGTTGAAG CCAAGCACCGAATGCTTTTGGTCCAGTGGCTAAATAGTCTTCTTCCAACGTTGAACTTGCCGGTAAATATCACAGATGATGAGCTAAGAGTATGCTTGAACAATGGTACAATTTTATGTCAAATAATGAACAAGCTACGACCTGGTTCAGTAAGTGAG GTCAGTGAATTTGATAATTCTCCGTCAGCAAAGTCAGAGAATGTTAAGAGATTCCTGAAAGCCATAGATGCATTGGGCATGCCCAAGTTTGAAATATCTGACCTAGAGAAG GGCCATATGAAGTCTGTTGTGGATTGTCTTTTAACACTTAGAGCCAAAAGTTTACAGAATGCTTGGGGAGACAATATTTCTATGACTAATTCCAAAGTCAGATCCATCATGAGTTCACCTTCATCACATGGGGGTGACCAGAGGAAGAACCCATCAGAATCAAAGTTCCAAAGTGTTTTGCGTAGTCCGGTAATGGCTG AGCCATCGGCTGCATTATTACACCATGTAGGTCATAAATTTCACGAGGTGTTTCAAATGAAACATGGAAGCTATGCTGAACTTCCTGCTGCCAAAATCTCAGAACTGATGAAATCTACCAGTTTAAAT AATGCTCCTACTCAATCACTTTTGAGTGTTGTGAACGCTATTTTGGAAGAAAGTGTTGAAAGAAGAAATAGTGAAATACCCCAT CGCGTGGCTGTCTTGTTGAGAAAAGTTGTCCAGGAGATTGAGCGGCGCATATCGACTCAAGCAGATCATTTAAAAACA CAAAATAATCTTTTTAAGGCTCGCGAAGAAAAGTATCAATCAAGAATTAGAGTACTTGAGGTTCTTGCTTCTGGAGCAAGGGAAGACAATGAG GTTGGGGTTCGAAGCCCTATTCGGCAACAGCAACAGACTGCAGTTACGAGTGCAATCGTGCAGCCAAAGGAACAGAGTGAGGTGACTAAAATGGAAGAAAAGAAGGCTTTTGAATCAATACAGTCTGAAAAGGCTAAAGAGGAGACAAAGTCGGAAGATAACCAAGAGGTAATTCGGTTGATGAAAGAGCTGGAAAATAAAAACATGGACATTTCAAAATTGAAGCAAGAGCTCGAAATAATGAAGAAAGGTAGCCAAGATGTTACTAGCTCTGTGAAAGAGATGGAAgataaaaacatggaaatttCGACATTGAAGAAAGAGCTAGAAACAATGAAGAAAGGCAACCAAGACCTTACTAAGGTTGTGGAAGAGATGGAAAATAAAAGGTTGGAATTTTCGGCTTTGAAACAAGAAGTAGGAATAATAAAGAGTGATGACGAGGATGTTGCTATGTTGACAAAAGATCTGGAAagcaaaaaaatagaaattgcAACGATGAAGCAAGAACTAGAAGCATTGAGAAAAGGAAATCAAGATGTTGCTGGGCTGATGAAAGATTTGGAAAATAAAAGCACAGAAATTTCAACATTGAAGCAAGAAATAGAAACATTGAAAAAAGGTAACCAAGATGTTGCTAGGCTGATGAATGatctagaaaataaaaaagcagaaaTTTCAACAAAGAAGCAAGAATTAGAAAACACAATGAAAAATGGTAACCAAGATATTGCTAGGCTGATGAAGGATCTGGAAAATAAAAGCCTGGAGATTTCAGCATTGAAGCAAGAAATAGAGACACTGAAAAAAGATAACCAAGATGTTGCTAGGATGATGAAGGATCTGGAAAATAAAAGCATGGAGATTTCAACATTGAAGCAAGAAATAGAAACATTGAAAAAAGATAACCAAGATGTTACTAGGCTGATGAAGGatctagaaaataaaaacactGAAATTTCAACAAGGAAGCAAGAACTAGAAGACACATTGAAAAATGGTAACCAAGATATTGCTAAGCTGATGACAGATCTGGAAAATAAAAGAACAGAAATTTCGGCATCGAAGCAAGAAATAGAAACATTGAAAAAAGATAATCAAAATGTTACTAAGCTTGTGAAGGAcctagaaaataaaaatacagaACTTTCAACAAAGAaacgagaattagaagaaacgCTGAAAAATGGTAACCAAGATATTGCTAAGCTGAAGAAAGATCTTGAGAATAAAACCATGGAAATTTCAGCATTGAAACAAGAAATAGAAACATTGAAAAAAGATAATCAAGATGTTACTAAACAGGTGAATGatctagaaaagaaaaatgcagAACTTTCGACAAAGAAGCAAGAATTAGAAGAGGCATTGAAAAATAGTAACCAAGATATTGCTAGGCTGACGAAAGATCtagaaacaacaaaaaaaacttATGATTTACAGTGCTCACAGTTGGAAGCAGAAATCAAGGGTGCTAAAGGAGAACTGAAAGAGAAGTCACAAGAATATGAGCATCAGTTGGAATCATTAAGTAATAAGATTAGAGAGAATGAGGCCTCTTATGAGTCCGAATATCAAAAGTGGAACCTAAAAGTTATCCAATTTCAGAAAGCTACAACTTTTCAGCTTAGTTCGATCAAG GTCTTGAAATTGTCTTGGGAAACTGTTAAGCAGCATGTGCTAAATGAGCAACCATTTTATGCAGAAGAGTTTAAGCGATTAG GTGTAAATCTTAAACCATTGGTAGATGCAGCTGAGAACTATCAGGTAGTTCTTGCGGAAAATCGGAAGATGTTCAATGACATTCAAGAATTAAAAG GAAATATTAGAGTATATTGCAGAGTTAGACCATTTCTCCCAGGACAAAAGGAGAAACAATCTATTGTGGAACACTATGGTGAAACCGAGTTGGTTGTGGCAAATCCTTCCAAACAAGGGAAAGAAGCCCTTAGAACATTTAAGTTTAACAAGGTCTTTGGTCCAACTGCAACTCAAG CTGATGTATACAATGACATTCAAGCCTTTATACGATCAGTACTCGACGGGTACAACGTATGCATATTTGCTTATGGCCAAACTGGTTCTGGGAAAACTTACACAATG AGTGGTCCAAATGGTGCAACAGCTGAGAGTGTTGGTGTTAACTATCGAGCTTTGAATGACCTTTTCAGCATAGCAACTATCAGACAGAGCACCATTTCCTATGAAATTGGGGTTCAAGTGATTGAAATATACAATGAACAAGTGCGAGATCTGTTGACGTCTGAATCTACTccaaaaaa GGTTGGGATATTGACTCACTCCCAACCAAATGGCTTAGCAGTACCTGATGCTAGCATGCAACTTGTAAAATCAACCGCGGATGTCATAAAGCTGATGGACATTGGCCTGAAAAATAGAGCCAAAAGTGCAACTTCTATGAATGAAAGAAGTAGCCGTTCTCACAG TGTGGTATCGATTAATGTTCGTGGAGTAGACATGAAGTCTGGTTCTACTCTTCAAGGCAACCTTCATTTGGTTGATTTGGCTGGAAGTGAGAGGGTAGATCGGTCTGAAGTGACTGGTGATCGACTTAAGGAAGCACAGCATATCAACAAATCACTATCTGCTCTTGGAGATGTCATCTTTGCTCTTGCTCAAAAGAATGCTCATGTGCCATACAGAAATAGCAAGCTTACTCAACTTCTGCAATCTTCCCTTG GTGGTCATGCAAAGACACTCATGTTGGTACAAATCAATTCAGATGTAAAGTCATATTCGGAATCTCTAAGTACCTTGAAGTTTGCTGAGAGAGTTTCTGGTATTGAGTTAGGAGCTGCAAAAAGTACCAAAGATGGGAAAGATGTCAGAGAATTAATGGAGCAG GTGGCTTCTCTAAGGGACACTATTTTGTCAAAAGATGAGGAGATTGAGAGGCTGCAATTACTTAAAGATCTGAAATCTGACAAGCCTACCCCAGAATAG